One window of the Oncorhynchus mykiss isolate Arlee chromosome 5, USDA_OmykA_1.1, whole genome shotgun sequence genome contains the following:
- the LOC110523581 gene encoding mediator of RNA polymerase II transcription subunit 13-like isoform X3, with protein sequence MTTAANWVANGASLEDCHSNLFSLAELTGIKWRCYSFRGGGEYGPVISAPAQDDPVLRSFMRCVQANLLCVWRRKVKPDAKELWIFWWGDEPNLSDVIHHELEVAEEGQWECGLSYECRTLLFKAIHNLLERCLLDKDFVRIGKWFVKPYKLEEKPLATSEHLSCSFTFFLHGESNVCTSVEIAQHQPAYHITDDHIRLAQTSSAPVQVILSPYGLSGSLTGQAYKMSDQAVRKLMEEWSYFYPMVLQCHREGGTGGAGMGGMGAEREGTDLPFDPNSHVAVEVIVGGVRMVYPAAFVLVAHGDLPVDQPQPAPGAHGLSRDPSHCSIPLTPPTSPEQPCSDSGFVTVSSILLDQERAIGATNHSPKHSGKKLTNQVVHQAWKECYLNQLQHKCSVPSSVTPKKEAPNGVTTWDFIDSGERAPCSCSRLKQQKQQQQTNTSSANLLSGANPTPSLGPALPPPSLPKHKATDKSEKPDKQPKRVAAMTPFHHRLSVGQETCLEQDSTGGSQLGLVALDPLLDPMPTCKYPKPLSAGRKAPQSLLHSPVSPLPPTLSPHPRVGQDPEVLDAPVGMAPCPDGASGLGVMEPSATALYAAPLGPKEREAGASWWRGFRTPRADKAEFRPPELPSDRVELKTETQATEGVALKRLFAQTEKCFKISEERVREHIQSLGLLQQPGVEGLGDLGDDPYDFKEGDIEYSFPTSKRLKGRDHSKRGPKGEDISNGALPDGKDAMSIFSSAPKADDDSPQDDEAAKAQNPPLTRETDLVVLISDLENIFDEDEEELGTACPNQHTARVLVSGGEDRRDGRVAVPYPSTVADLQRMFPTPPSLEQHPAFSPIMTYRDTPSQEPPAPSGGSDHPLGPLSSTQLQEYRMEVEEGMASPKHEDITDFSFVYRVPSVQPQMGCSMFAPLRTLPSQCLPPIKVPDQCYYRPSWALLPKMEHYSSLPPSFIRDGYVNVPSVGDQEYAQMSASALSIGTTGGILPSPSPATPRFSVPTPRTPRTPKGVGTASGQGSVKQEGTGTELSSPASTPSTSLPMSSLTEPQASCPALPEAHSLYAALLLSDSVLNVFKDRNFDSCCICACNMNVKGADVGVYIPDSTLEDQYRCMCGFSAIVNRRLAHGTGLFLEDELDIFGRGSEVGLAAERRLALCRRDPPMGDPRAKRPQDSSPAPSSVMELLQEQCSQPISSLASLHLPPACSCHGRQGALLQSWMADKQWADGSDACVECYNALVQGQQYVDNPAGGKVDPAVVRSSALHSWPHTNVLDISILSSQDVVRMLLSLQPFLQDAIQKKRTGRTWENIQHVQGPLTWQQFHKMAGRGSYGSEESPEPLPIPTLLLGYYDNYDRNFLALSPLALPFWEKLLLEPYGGQRDVAFLVLCPNSETLLAGAQAFFQELSAVYETCRLGKHRPLAKVSRDGLVRVGAETETETDKEKQKERHEEEKIDQWFTGPWAGQQHSDNLRKLKLYARTCRKQLGPQLSALSLDSSLLLPPKPQPPPAPTPSSAQPAPSSSQPPYGPGAPAEGEATAPPVALSSESTPTPTAAAASGQPGPAESTQGGSTEVKNTPNAPPPPPSQPETPESVAERERIGIPTLADSADSHAHPPAIVIYVVDPFLCLGRARDGGEEEEGEEVEAGSVWLLGLLRCYTEMLQTLPESMRPALVLQVVPCQYLLQPASGESPLYLQHLRSLAFSAYSQCRRLLPTQTHIKSLTGFGPASTLESVLKSPEHPSPLQGYSPPYILGPTRAKQPEPGEVWAEIPPRYNVLFVGYCLSHDQRWILVSCTDQQGELLETCIINIDVPNRARWPKVSARKMGLQKLWDWCVGIIQMTSLPWRIVIGRLGRLGHGELKDWSVLLGEHSLHSISRQLKEACRMCGISSADSPSILSACLVAMEPQGSIVVMPDAVTMGSVFGRSTALNLQTSQLNTPQDASCTHILVFPTSATTQLAASSYPTEDNADDMFDLPFPDELENDIGHDILNLHPSPNTSPVPSPGSPSGMGGSSHFQHNRSQGERFLSRENPPEELKQQPLALGYYVSTAQADSLPHWFWASCPQAQNQCPLFLKASLHHHIAIATAQSDEPNQTSSDKTTKRIPHPLDSKTTSDVLRFVLEQYNALSWLTCNPATQDRRSCLPVHLAVLTQMYNAVLNML encoded by the exons tgaGCACCTATCATGCTCCTTCACCTTCTTCCTGCATGGGGAGAGTAATGTGTGCACCAGCGTAGAGATTGCCCAACACCAGCCTGCCTACCACATCACTGATGACCACATCCGCCTGGCCCAGACCTCCTCAGCCCCCGTACAAG TGATCCTGAGTCCGTATGGTCTGTCGGGCTCTCTGACGGGCCAGGCCTATAAGATGAGTGACCAAGCTGTGAGGAAGCTGATGGAGGAGTGGAGCTACTTCTACCCCATGGTGCTGCAGTGCCATAGAGAGGGGGGAACAGGAGGTGCCGGCATGGGGGGCATGGGTGCGGAGAGGGAGGGCACTGACCTGCCGTTTGACCCCAACAGTCATGTGGCCGTCGAGGTCATCGTAG GTGGTGTGAGGATGGTCTACCCAGCAGCCTTTGTGCTGGTTGCCCATGGCGACCTGCCTGTGGACCAGCCCCAACCTGCCCCCGGAGCCCATGGGCTCAGCAGAGACCCCTCCCATTGTAGCATCCCCCTCACACCGCCCACCTCACCTGAACAGCCCTGCTCAG ACAGTGGCTTTGTGACAGTGTCCAGCATCCTCCTTGACCAGGAGAGGGCCATTGGAGCCACCAACCACAGCCCAAAGCATTCTGGGAAGAAACTGACCAATCAGGTGGTGCATCAGGCATGGAAGGAGTGTTATCTCAACCAACTGCAACACAA ATGCAGTGTGCCCAGTAGCGTGACGCCAAAGAAGGAGGCGCCAAACGGGGTGACCACCTGGGACTTTATCGACTCGGGCGAGAGGGCGCCCTGCAGCTGCTCCAG GTTAAAGCAGcagaaacagcagcagcagacCAACACCTCCTCTGCCAACCTTCTGTCTGGTGCCAACCCCACCCCCTCCCTGGGCCCAgcacttcctcctccctccctgcctaagCACAAGGCCACGGACAAGTCCGAGAAACCCGACAAACAGCCCAAGAGGGTCGCCGCCATGACCCCCTTCCACCACCGGCTCTCTGTGGGCCAGGAGACCTGCCTGGAACAAGACTCCACTGGAGGGTCCCAGCTCGGCCTAGTCGCCCTGGACCCTCTCTTGGATCCCATGCCCACCTGCAAGTACCCCAAGCCCCTCTCAGCTGGCAGGAAAGCCCCCCAGTCCCTGctccactctcctgtctccccatTACCCCCCACGCTCAGCCCCCATCCACGGGTGGGGCAGGACCCTGAGGTACTGGATGCTCCTGTGGGCATGGCCCCCTGTCCAGATGGGGCATCAGGGCTGGGGGTGATGGAGCCCAGTGCGACTGCTCTCTATGCAGCCCCTCTGGGGCCCAAAGAGAGGGAAGCTGGGGCGAGCTGGTGGAGGGGCTTCAGGACTCCTAGGGCTGATAAGGCTGAGTTCAGGCCTccagagctgcccagtgacagaGTGGAAttaaagacagagacacaggccACTGAGGGAGTTGCACtgaaaag ACTATTTGCACAGACAGAGAAGTGTTTCAAGATATCCGAGGAGCGTGTTAGGGAACACATCCAGAGCCTGGGTCTACTGCAGCAGCCTGGGGTGGAAGGGCTGGGGGACCTTGGGGACGACCCATATGACTTCAAGGAGGGAGACATCGAATACAGCTTCCCCACCTCCAAGAGACTGAAAGGCCGAGACCATAGCAAGAGAGGCCCCAAG GGAGAGGATATCAGCAACGGTGCACTGCCTGATGGGAAAGATGCCATGTCCATCTTTAGCTCTGCCCCCAAAGCTG ATGATGACTCACCGCAGGACGATGAGGCAGCCAAAGCCCaaaaccctcctctaaccaggGAGACTGATCTGGTGGTCCTCATCTCAGACCTGGAGAACATTTTCGACGAGGATGAGGAGGAACTTGGG actgcttGCCCCAATCAGCACACAGCCAGGGTCCTGGTATCAGGAGGTGAAGACCGAAGGGATGGGAGGGTGGCTGTGCCCTATCCTTCAA cAGTAGCAGACCTCCAGCGGATGTTCCCCACACCCCCTTCCCTGGAGCAGCACCCGGCCTTCTCCCCCATCATGACATACCGTGACACCCCCAGCCAAGAGCCACCAGCCCCCTCGGGGGGCTCTGACCACCCCCTGggccccctgtcctccacccagCTCCAGGAGTACCggatggaggtggaggaaggcatggccagtcCTAAACATGAGGACATTACG GACTTCTCATTTGTGTACCGTGTCCCGTCTGTCCAGCCACAGATGGGCTGCTCCATGTTTGCGCCGCTGCGGACCCTCCCCAGTCAGTGTCTGCCCCCCATCAAGGTGCCTGACCAGTGTTACTACCGGCCCTCCTGGGCCCTGCTGCCCAAGATGGAGCACTACTCCTCCCTGCCGCCCTCCTTCATCAGAGATGGATATGT cAACGTCCCCAGTGTTGGGGACCAGGAGTATGCCCAGATGAGTGCCAGTGCCCTATCCATAGGCACCACCGGTGgcatcctcccctctccctcccctgccaCCCCCCGCTTCTCCGTCCCCACCCCTCGTACCCCGCGCACCCCAAAGGGCGTTGGCACGGCCAGCGGGCAGGGCTCTGTGAAGCAGGAGGGCACCGGGACAGAGCTGAGCTCCCCTGCCTCCACGCCCTCCACCAGCCTTCCTATGAGCTCCCTGACTGAGCCCCAAGCGTCCTGCCCCGCCCTGCCCGAGGCCCACAGCCTGTACGCCGCCCTGCTCCTCTCTGACTCAGTCCTCAACGTCTTCAAAGATCGCAACTTTGACAGCTGCTGCATCTGCGCCTGCAACATGAACGTGAAGGGCGCCGACGTGGGCGTGTACATCCCCGACTCCACTCTCGAGGACCAGTACCGCTGCATGTGCGGCTTCAGCGCCATCGTCAACCGCCGGCTGGCCCATGGCACGGGCCTCTTCCTGGAGGACGAGCTGGACATCTTCGGGAGGGGCTCGGAGGTGGGCCTGGCAGCCGAGAGGAGGCTGGCGCTGTGCCGCAGAGACCCACCCATGGGAGACCCCCGGGCCAAGCGCCCCCAGGACTCCTCCCCCGCCCCTTCCTCTGTCATGGAGCTCCTCCAGGAGCAGTGCTCCCagcccatctcctccctggcctCCCTACACCTCCCTCCTGCCTGCTCCTGCCACGGCCGCCAGGGGGCACTGCTCCAGAGCTGGATGGCTGACAAGCAGTGGGCGGATGGCAGTGATGCGTGTGTGGAGTGTTACAACGCGCTGGTTCAGGGGCAGCAGTATGTGGATAACCCCGCCGGGGGGAAAGTAGATCCGGCTGTTGTGAGGAGCAGCGCTCTACACTCCTGGCCTCACACCAACG TGTTGGACATCAGTATTCTGTCGTCCCAGGACGTGGTGCGTATGCTGCTGTCCCTGCAGCCCTTCCTCCAGGACGCCATCCAGAAGAAACGAACGGGCCGGACCTGGGAGAACATCCAGCATGTCCAGGGTCCACTCACATGGCAACAGTTCCACAAGATGGCCGGCCGGGGATCCTACG GGTCAGAGGAGTCGCCCGAGCCCCTTCCCATCCCTACCCTGTTGCTGGGCTACTACGATAACTATGACCGTAACTTCCTGGCGCTGTCACCCCTGGCGCTGCCCTTCTGGGAGAAGCTGCTGTTGGAACCATATGGGGGACAGAGGGACGTGGCCTTCCTGGTGCTCTGCCCCAACTCTGAAACCCTGCTGGCCGGGGCACAGGCCTTCTTCCAGGAGCTCAGCGCTGTCTACGAG ACGTGTCGGTTGGGGAAACACAGACCCCTGGcaaaggtctccagagatgggcTGGTGCGTGTGGGGGCAGAGACAGAAACTGAGACCGAtaaggagaaacagaaggagaggcaTGAGGAGGAGAAGATAGACCAGTGGTTCACAGGGCCCTGGGCTGGACAGCAACACAGCGACAACCTCAGAAAACTCAAACTCTATGCGCGCACCTGCAGGAAGCAGCTAG GTCCACAGTTGTCTGCCCTGTCTTTGGACAGCAGTCTGTTGTTACCCCCCAAGCCTCAGCCTCCTCCAGCCCCTACGCCCTCCTCAGCCCAGCCTGCCCCCTCCTCCAGTCAGCCCCCCTATGGTCCTGGGGCCCCTGCTGAGGGAGAGGCAACAGCCCCCCCAGTGGCCCTCAGCTCAGAAAGCACCCCAACCcccacagcagcagcagcctcggGCCAGCCAGGTCCAGCAGAGAGCACCCAAGGAGGGTCCACTGAGGTCAAGAATACCCCCaatgccccaccaccaccacctagccAGCCAGAGACCCCTGAGAG TGTGGCGGAGCGGGAGCGAATCGGCATCCCCACGCTGGCGGACTCGGCCGATAGCCACGCCCACCCCCCTGCCATCGTGATCTACGTGGTGGACCCCTTCCTGTGCTTGGGCCGagcgagggatggaggagaggaggaggagggtgaggaggtggaggcaggCAGTGTGTGGTTACTAGGGCTGCTGCGTTGCTACACAGAGATGCTACAGACATTGCCGGAGAGCATGAGACCAGCACTGGTGTTACAG GTGGTGCCATGTCAGTACCTGCTCCAGCCAGCCAGTGGTGAGAGCCCTCTGTACCTGCAGCACCTGCGCTCCCTGGCCTTCTCAGCCTACTCCCAGTGCAGACGCCTcctacccacacagacacacatcaagTCTCTGACCGGCTTTGGCCCCGCCTCCACCCTAGAATCTGTGCTCAAGAGCCCAGAG CACCCCAGCCCTCTACAGGGCTACTCTCCCCCGTACATTCTGGGTCCTACCCGTGCCAAGCAACCGGAGCCAGGGGAGGTGTGGGCAGAGATCCCTCCCAGGTACAACGTGTTGTTTGTGGGCTACTGCCTGTCCCACGACCAGCGCTGGATCCTGGTCTCCTGCACCGACCAACAGGGAGAGCTACTGGAGACCTGCATCATCAACATCGATGTGCCTAACAG AGCGCGGTGGCCCAAGGTCTCAGCCAGGAAGATGGGACTGCAAAAGTTATGGGACTGGTGTGTCGGCATCATCCAGATGACCTCACTCCCATGGAGGATCGTGATTGGTCGGCTGGGCAGACTAGGACATGGTGAACTGAAAG actgGAGCGTTCTCCTGGGGGAGCACTCTCTCCACTCCATCAGTCGCCAGCTGAAGGAGGCATGTCGTATGTGTGGCATCTCCTCCGCCGACTCCCCCTCCATCCTCAGTGCCTGCCTGGTTGCCATGGAGCCCCAGGGCTCCATCGTGGTGATGCCAG acGCAGTGACGATGGGCTCGGTGTTTGGTCGCAGCACAGCCCTCAACCTGCAGACGTCCCAGCTGAACACCCCTCAAGACGCTTCCTGTACCCACATCCTGGTATTCCCCACCTCCGCCACCACACAGCTGGCTGCCAGCTCCTACCCCACAGAGGATAACGCCG ACGACATGTTCGACCTGCCTTTCCCTGACGAGCTGGAGAATGACATAGGACATGACATTCTCAACCTgcacccctcccccaacacctcCCCCGTACCCTCCCCTGGCTCCCCCTCTGGCATGGGGGGAAGCTCACACTTCCAGCATAACAGG agtcagggagagaggttTCTGTCCAGGGAGAACCCTCCGGAGGAGCTGAAGCAGCAGCCTCTAGCCCTGGGATACTACGTCTCCACTGCCCAGGCCGACAGCCTGCCTCACTGGTTCTGGGCCTCCTGCCCTCAGGCTCAGAACCAGTGTCCACTCTTTCTCAAG GCATCTTTACACCACCACATCGCCATTGCCACAGCCCAATCAGATGAACCCAATCAGACAAGCTCAGACAAGACGACCAAGAGGATACCTCACCCTCTGGACTCCAAGACCACCTCTGACGTGCTCAG GTTTGTGTTGGAGCAGTACAACGCCCTCTCGTGGCTGACGTGTaaccctgccacccaggaccgcCGCTCCTGCCTGCCCGTTCACCTGGCTGTGCTCACACAGATGTACAATGCCGTCCTCAACATGCTCTAG